The genomic stretch ATGCACATGtatagagaaataaaaaataggatttttttaaGCTATAAAATTGCAAGCTGTCTGCAGAAACTCAAGCCCAGACCTATGTTCTTTGCACAAATCGTAGCATAACTAAATGTGTCATCAAGGATATAAAAAATAACCAGTAAAGTGTTTGGCTCCATAGCCCCACCTGTTGGTCACAAATGTTACTGAGGCACGTTTtcagttttttttctcttttacaaTTACTAACCTCCGTAAGATATGCTATATGATGTGCCTAAAGATCGGTACACACTATTCAATTATCTGGTCTATCATCCAATAAATTTGTAATTGGCCCTATACTGTAATTATATAATGTGCATGAAGGAGCAGTGCAGGAGCATTAGCTGATAAATGGCTGCAAATGCTCCAGGAAATGGTCAGATCGGGCAGTCGCATCTTATGAGCTGCTCATAAAATGAGACCAAACCCACAGAAGAAAGTACACACTGAGCTAAAAATAGTTGCACATGTACATGGTTAAAACTGATCAGATTATCGCTCTGAGGATCAGATTGtttctgatctgcagatatatctgcacattgggggtaattctgagttgatcacagcaggaactttgttaacagttgggcaaaaccatgtgcactgcaggggaggcagatataacatgtgcagagagagttagatttgggtgtggtgtgttcaatctgatatctaaattgcagtgtaaaaataaagcagccagtatttaccctgcacagaaacaaaataacccacccaaatctaactctctgcacatgttatatctgccccccccccctgcagtgcacatggttttacccaactgctaacaaatttgatgctgcgatcaactcggaattacccccattgtgcaatcAGCTTTATTGTGAAATTCCATAAACCCATTAGACTATAAATTAGGTAGTTAATAGAGGAAGTGAAAGTAGATTCATATCTTCTACATACTGTGACACAGTGAATCAGGTGACTCACTAATGTTGGACCAAGAAAACTGCAATATTACAAGTAATATCATACAGTTGGATGGTCATTGTGGCATACGTGTCCAAAAACAGTTCTAATGCCAACTAATCATTTATTGCATAATTGACAGGCGTTTGATACATGTGGTTGGAAATGACTACAAACTAACTCTATTAGTCTTTGTGCAGCCAATTTCACACTGCACAAAGGACCAGGACATTCTGGAAGGGGTTGAAATTTACATTTATTCTGCCTATCAATATGGTCTGCAGGTatgtggcctaattcagatctgttcgcttgctagcgtttttcactgcgcagcgatcaggtaactactgcacatgcgtatgcactacaatgcgcaggcgcgctgtACGGTTACAAAGTGGGtcattgttgtgcactggttctagaaaAGAAactattcgcacaggcgatcgcaaggatattgacaggaagagggcgtttgtgggaggcaactaaccattttccgggagtggttggaaaaacgcaggtgtgtcaaagcatttgcagtaagggtgtctgacatcaattctgggcttgactaggctgaagtgattgcagcggctgagtaaggtcagagctactcagaaactgcacaaactgtttttatacAGGTGGcttcacatgcattcgcacacttgcaaagctaaaatacactcccccattggcGGCGACTTTCTGATTGCAGTGctgtaaaaaatagctagtgagcgaacagatctgaattaggcccatggtctacACGCAGGGCTGCAGACCAAACACATTTAAATTATGCAGAAATGCTAATTTACACATAATTAAAGTACTAATGTATTTGCTAAATAGAGCCCTTAACTTTGACCTGTTTTGTTACATATTATCCCTAAGACTATTTACAACTGTGAGGTTTCTTTTCACCTTCACAAGTGCAGATAAGCCATCTTTCTGCTGTAGCATTATCTGTAGATTGAAAACAAGCATTTTGTTCCTGCTTCCAATTTCTTTCCACAACGTTTTATTCACACAAGACACATTAACTATATGGTAGCCCTTTCAGAGCGTCCCTTTGCAAAAGGACGTGTCATTTACACTGTATGACCAACAGGATGCGATATAAGCGCACTCGTGACTTGTTATACTTGTTAAATAACTGAGACACTCAAAAGAATAATGAacaggaaagaaaaaagaaaaagtacaTATTATATGTCACATTTTATACAAAGTTAGATAAAACGTCTATTTTATGCAATGGGATTGAATGTAGTTAGTACTGTGGATGAGCATCCGCTGTCCACGGTGCTGAAACAAGCGAGGACGCGCTTGTTCCATTCCTCTGCACAGGGCGCTGTCCACCCGGCGGTGCTGAAAGCTCACAGGCGCTGAACGGCACATCAATGTACAGTCActcgctgtccatggtgctgaaacgAGCGAGGACGCGGTTGTTCCATTCCTGCGTACAGGGCGCTGTCCACCCGACGGTGCTGAACGCTCACAGGCGCTTAACGGCACATCAATGTACAGTCActcgctgtccatggtgctgaaaccTGTGATGAAGCGCCTGCCCCATTCTTGTTCACAGAACGCTGTCCACTATGCGAGGCTGGACACACACAGGAGCTTAATGCTGCATTAATGCAATTTGGGAACAGGCAGGGCGATATGTGAGCCCTCTTCTCACACTGGTCCACACAAGTTTTCAACGCCAAAGGGAGGGCAGTGCCAAGACAAAGGGAACAATTGACTTATCTgcatgtgctacagtatccagagaCAGTGAAGCAGAAGCCACTCTTTACAGGTAGTCACGACTAGAGAAAgtgagcagcagcagccagcaaaggCATCAGACTGAAGGCAGAGGggatccagcacacagagagcaccCATGCTCCCTCATCTGTTTTGTTCGGATGTCCCATCCTCACCTGATGATGACGGGAGCATTAGGATGCACCCACGCTCAGCCAGCAGTCACATCAAGCTGACAAGACCCTTCCTTGTCTGCGAAAATGGGGACTCAGACTCTGCTCTGTCTTTGGACTCCAGTGTCTTTTGCAGCGATTATTCTGCAGCACCCCAAGATCATTTCACCATCAATGTTGGGGGCAGCAGGTTCATCATCTCGCAGCAAACCTTGTCCAGCCACCCGCATACACGCCTGGGCAGACTGGCATCAGGATGCGATGATGTGTATGACCTGTGTGATGATGCCAACTTGCTGGACAATGAGTATTTCTTTGATCGCAGCTCTCAGATGTTTGAGTACATAATTAACTACTACAAAACTGGGCGTCTGCATGTCATGGACCAGCTGTGTGCAGTGTCATTCCTTCAAGAGATAGAGTACTGGGGCATTGATGAGTTGAGCATTGATCACTGTTGCAGGGATAGGTACTTTAGGAAGAAACTTAGGATTGAAACACTGGACATTAAgaaggatgaggaggaggtagaaCCTGAAGAAGATGACTTCACTGGGGTTATTTTCGAGCAACTGAGACAGAAGCTATGGGACGTCCTGGAGAAACCTAGGTCATCGGTGGCTGCTAAAACCTTTGGCACCATCTCAATGACCTTTGTTATCGTTTCCATAGCCAACATGGTTCTCATCTCATCTGATATCAACACAGTAGACCCGCCTCTTTTAAATGTTTTGGAATATATCTGTATCACCTGGTTTACTGTGGAGCTGACTCTTAGGTTTCTCTGTGTCAAAGACAAATGCCTTTTCATGAAAAGTATTACTAACATTATAGACATTATTGCAATCTTACCCTTTTACATTACCCTTATAGTGGAAACCTGGTGTGGGGAGAGCACCAAACTGGAGAACGTTGGGAGGATTGTTCAAGTCCTCAGGCTGCTGAGATCATTAAGGATGTTAAAACTCGGTAGACATTCAACAGGTAATTTATTAGCTATTCACACTCTCCAGAATAGAGTATTAATAATGCATGCAGTGCTCTAGGTCAGGTTCAATTATATACTTTGAAGTTTGGGAATTCACACCATCACTAAAATTATTGACCAGCTGAGAACTAACCATTATAGCTTTGGTTATAATAAGGCTCAATCTCATGTATTGACACTCCAGGTGTACTTCATACAAGAACTGCTGTGTAAAATCATGATGAATGTGTTGTAAAATGCAAATTGAACTCCCCATAATTAACAGCTTCTCAAGGAAATACTAAATAATATATTTCATTAAACACTAGAGTGATGTTTTTCCCCTACACTGGAATAAAACCTATACTGTAGGCACTGAGGTTTTTAGTTTAAATCCTGACCAAGCACTATCTGtaatgtggagtttgcatgttctcccttTATATGGTTCCCCCCACATGCTCTAGTTTCTTCCCACACTCCAATACATGCTGGTAGGTTAACTGACTTCTGACacaaaaattaacccttgtgtggATGTGTGTCTGTattatagggaatatagattgtaagcctcaatggggcagggactgatgtgaatcactgaaatattctctataaagcactgTCAAATATGTGTTCTTtactgtaatttgaataatgagcgTTGGCCAGGAAAGAAGGATGTAAATAACTTGCTTCCTGGAGCTGTTGGGAGATTGGACTATGAGTGCAAAAGCTGGACTGAGAAGCTATGGGGATGCAGCTTCTCTTTTTGCCCATTAGACTCTATTCAGCAACAATGTCGATATTGTCCTGAATATTTTTTGAAAAACATTGCCACAATATTTTTGTCACAAATCTTTTCCCTGCTATTTGGGGGAAAAAATTCTGTGATTATGTTAACCTCTGTCCCTGTGAGGTCTCAGCATAGTATACATACTATAGTCATAGAAGAGGCAACTattttttaatatacagtaagcaataTTCATAAGACTGCAGCTTAGTCATAGGGACTAATTACAGAACTGAGGAAACTCTTTGTACTGTACCTCAGAGATGTAACTATAGTAGTTGTTATCAAACTCATCAGCTGCATTCTCAACCAGCCCAGTACAGGTTGCAGGACTGTTTATGTAATATTTGTATGTCACTGGTTCAAACCTCTTATTGACTGTACAGTATCTGCCTGTCATGCAATGATGTAATAATACAttgcaacatagtaacatagtttataaggttgaaaaaaatacagtatgtgcattgagttcaacctgtttgtgatCTCCTTCACTGAAATATTTGTAAGACTaactttaactgtggtgaatgtttagctgtaAACTAAAATACTCAGTTTTTTTTACTAATACTATAGtatatgatttacccaccataaccctgtatatccttacccATTAGGAACttctctagcccattcttaaaagtaatgaccgagtctgccattactactccctcaggcagggaattccatatatgtattgtccttactatgaagaaacctttccatctcagtgtgcaaaatctcctctcctctcctctaacctaagcgggtgtccacgtgtcctttttgatgatcttacaAAAAACAAATCCCCCACTAGTTCTAAGTATTGTCCCcttttatatttgtaaatgttaatcatgtcccctcgtaATCTCCTTATTCCAGTGTAAAAATgcttagcctagcaagcctttcctcgtattctagcgtctccactaCCTTAttcaatttggtcgcccgtctctgaacattttctagttccaggatatcctttttgtagtatggtgcccataattgtgcagaaTTATAAAAGCAGGTGTATGATCACAGAAAACAAGATAAGAAGCCAATTTTCAGCAGGCTCCACATGGCTGACATTCAGCAAAATAACCCCGAAAGCATTTTTCATGATTTTCTTATTTTATAGAAGTCCTGAGATGGAATAAGAGAAGCCGTATTGTAATAATACATGTAACACTACAACATTGTTTAAAATGTTTCACCGTGAAAGGGCGAGAACTAGCAAATCCTACCATCATTACCACCAGCGTAGTGTTTTTACTGGGGGTAATGCTTTGTTGTATACAGAAATTTAAAAAAAGGTTTTATCACTGTTAAAAACTTCCATTTTTACCAGCAGTAGTGTTCTTCACATTATAAGGTAACAATTAAATggtaacaatggggtaaatttactaaggtgggagttttttagaattggtgatgttgctcatagcaaccaatcagattttacttaacatTGATCTAGCTGGTTCTAGAAGAcaatagaatgtgattggttgctatgggcaacatcaccaattctaaaaaaaaaaacctcccaccttagtaaatttaccctaatgTATTTATTAATTTATGTGTGATGTTACTTCTTAATGATTTTTCAATTTTCTGTGACTCTGAAATATTTTTTGCTTTGAGTGCGGTAGAGAAATAATATTACACCTGTGGCCGATGATTCTGTAAGACATACGCCTCTCtttaaaacttcaaacgggctctcagaaGTCATTTCTTCATCAAATACATTCatctctcatcctaatcctctggttcttgctcactgtctaccccatctgtgtcacccatgtatgTGTTTCCCAcccctttagagtgtaagctcttagAAGCAGGTCCCTCACTTATGCTATCATCTACTACATACTCCTTTCattggcacctaacccttggtttccaccaccctgctgcttatttgagtgaTGCAGGatctttatataccatgtacttgtcttgTATTATAAATCACTGTTTATTTGTGTGCCCATATGTTTATTTACTTTGTTAGGCACTGTAGAATTCTTGTGGGAACACTTAaattaaagatgatgatgatgatgatgatgatgataataatgatgataataataataataataataatactgcagtAAGTGGACACAGGGACCAACAAACTTCATAAGATTTCCCTACTCTTAGTTAAACATCATGGAAATCATATACTATTAAAATGTTTTCAGATTATGTTTCTATGGGTAAAAACTAGACACAGAAAtaacaggggcgtttctacagaggagggggcccatgtgcacctccgggtgggtacccccctctgaacggcgctgtagactccggcattgtgccggagtctactatgCATGCGCAGGACtgcggaaacatggcacctgccatgatccggagaccaaattggctactgtgcatgcgcagcagccattttggtggcgatttctgccatgattgctgcaccAGCCGCCagactccggtaaggtaagtatttgaatgggtgcagtgtgtgcagtgtgggccccccctggacccaggggcccatgtgcactgcacacattgcacccattatagaaacgctaatGAGAAACAAGTAATAAGTGCTCCTGATCCCCAAAGATCCTTTCTGTCCAGTCCATTGAGTGTTCTTTATATTTTTTTCTCCTTTATCATTTATGATGTTACCAACacccccagtggtagtgcccttACTTGAGTTCTGCTTGAGAAAAAGACCTCCAAGCAATGGCGTagatgccataggtgcagggagtgcagctgctatggggcccagagctgagaggggccaccttccctgtcacagttacatgtgttatatacaggggtgtagctaccataggtgcagggagtgcagctgctatggggccagagctgagaggggccaccttccctgtcacagttacatgtgttatatacagggtgtagctaccataggtgcaggcagtgcagctgctatggggcccagagctgagaggggccaccttccctgtcacagttacatgtgttatatacagggtgtagctaccataggtgcagggaatgcagctgctatggggaccagagctgagaggggccaccttccctgtcacagttacatgtgttatatacaagggtgtagctaccaccataggtgcagggagtgcagctgctatggggcccagagctgagaggggccaccttccctgtcacagttacatgtgttatatacagggtgtagctaccataggtgcagggagtgcagctgctctggggcccagagctgagaggagccatcttccctgtcacagttacatgtgttatatacagggtgtagctaccataggtgcagggaatgcagctgctatgggatacagagctgagaggggccaccttccctgtcacagttacatgtgttatatacagggtgtagctaccataggtgcagggagtgcagctgctatggagcccagagctgagaggggccaccttccctgtcacagttacatgtgttatatacagggtgtagctaccataggtgcagggaatgcagctgctatggggaccagagcagagaggggccaccttccctgtcacagttacatgtgttatatacagggtgtagctaccataggtgcaggcagtgcagctgctattgggcccagagcttagagaggccaccttccctgtcacagttacatgtgttatatacagggtgtagctaccataggtgcagggagtgcagctgctatggggcccagagttgagaggggccaccttccctgtcacagttacatgtgttatatacaggtgtgtagctaccataggtgcagggagtgaagctgctatggggccagagctgagaggggccaccttccctgtcacagttacatgtgttatatacagggcgtagctaccataggtgcagggagtgcagctgctatggggcccagagttgagaggggccaccttccctgtcacagttacatgtgttatatacagggtgtagctaccataggtgcaggcagtgcagctgctatgggacacagagctgagaggggccaccttccctgtcacagttacatgtgttatatacagggtgtagctaccataggtgcaggcagtgcagctgctatggggaccagagctgagagaggccgcctcccctgtcacagttacatgtgttatatacagggtgtagctaccataggtgcagggagtgcagctgctatggggcccagagttgagaggggccaccttccctgtcacagttacatatgttatatacagggcgtagctaccataggtgcagggagtgaagcggctatggggccagagctgagaggggccaccttccctgtcacagttacatgtgttatatacagggtgtagctaccataggtgcagggagtgcagctgctatggggcccagagctgagaggggccaccttccctgtcacagttacatgtgttttatacagggtgtagctaccataggtgcagggaatgcagctgctatgggacacagagctgagaggggccaccttccctgtcacagttacatgtgttatatacagggtgtagctaccataggtgcagggagtgcagctgttatggagcccagagctgagaggagccaccttccctgtcacagttacatgtgttatatacagggtgtagctaccataggtgcaggcagtgcagctgctatggggaccagagctgagagaggccgcctcccctgtcacagttacatgtgttatatacagggtgtagctaccataggtgcagggagtgcagctgctatggggcccagagttgagaggggccaccttccctgtcacagttacata from Pseudophryne corroboree isolate aPseCor3 chromosome 5, aPseCor3.hap2, whole genome shotgun sequence encodes the following:
- the KCNV1 gene encoding potassium voltage-gated channel subfamily V member 1, giving the protein MLPHLFCSDVPSSPDDDGSIRMHPRSASSHIKLTRPFLVCENGDSDSALSLDSSVFCSDYSAAPQDHFTINVGGSRFIISQQTLSSHPHTRLGRLASGCDDVYDLCDDANLLDNEYFFDRSSQMFEYIINYYKTGRLHVMDQLCAVSFLQEIEYWGIDELSIDHCCRDRYFRKKLRIETLDIKKDEEEVEPEEDDFTGVIFEQLRQKLWDVLEKPRSSVAAKTFGTISMTFVIVSIANMVLISSDINTVDPPLLNVLEYICITWFTVELTLRFLCVKDKCLFMKSITNIIDIIAILPFYITLIVETWCGESTKLENVGRIVQVLRLLRSLRMLKLGRHSTGLKSLGMTIAQCYEEVGLLLLFLSVGISIFSALEYAVEHSVPDTTFTSVPSAWWWATTSMTTVGYGDIRPDTTLGKIVAFLCILSGILVLALPIAIINDRFAACYFTLKMKEVALRQREALKKLMKNISTESDINVNLRDIYAKSIMEMLRLKTRERASTRSSGGDDFW